The following proteins come from a genomic window of Nostoc sp. TCL26-01:
- a CDS encoding DUF3119 family protein: MTSSIAPNPTSTVELKPSYNIPIVLAIAAIPLLFVQAGVGIFAGLLGLFLLLQTVSLRVQFTATDFDLYRGDKLIRRFPYREWQNWRIFWDRVPILFYFKEINSIHFLPILFDPKTLKACLEERCPRI; the protein is encoded by the coding sequence GTGACAAGTTCAATTGCGCCAAACCCTACCTCAACGGTGGAACTTAAACCTAGTTACAATATCCCCATAGTTTTAGCGATCGCAGCTATTCCTTTATTATTTGTTCAAGCTGGGGTAGGCATTTTCGCAGGATTGTTGGGTTTATTTCTGTTGTTGCAAACAGTTAGTCTGCGTGTGCAATTTACGGCTACGGACTTCGATCTTTACCGAGGCGACAAACTCATTCGTCGTTTTCCCTATCGAGAATGGCAAAATTGGCGGATTTTTTGGGATAGAGTGCCTATCTTGTTCTATTTTAAAGAAATTAACAGTATTCACTTTCTCCCCATTCTCTTTGACCCCAAAACCCTCAAAGCTTGCCTAGAAGAACGTTGTCCCCGGATTTAG